A DNA window from Roseovarius sp. Pro17 contains the following coding sequences:
- a CDS encoding DUF6634 family protein, translated as MDAHDKDLALVAEFKRLDETQRGAIPIASLSPVLQIAFERAHPLAACPVIDGQVCIQPADWIMFKARQAQELMHRMRKRSLRLAWDGPSAGDLDRAPVLSHWLAAMEPRMIGLALMGSASNHPKYVGDLIVTSRLCGICKDGTWARTISRWYRLEDAATLDTFMDGNAGGVRREDIHPVRMRDVVLMTTFEQAEEMQ; from the coding sequence ATGGACGCGCATGACAAGGATCTGGCGTTGGTCGCAGAATTTAAACGCCTTGATGAGACGCAGCGTGGCGCCATCCCGATCGCTTCGCTGTCTCCAGTTTTGCAGATCGCCTTCGAACGGGCGCACCCGCTCGCGGCCTGTCCGGTGATCGACGGGCAGGTCTGTATCCAGCCCGCGGACTGGATCATGTTCAAGGCAAGACAGGCGCAGGAGCTGATGCACCGTATGCGCAAGCGGTCCCTGCGGCTGGCATGGGATGGACCTTCGGCGGGCGATCTGGATCGCGCCCCGGTTCTATCCCATTGGCTCGCCGCCATGGAGCCCAGAATGATAGGTCTTGCGCTCATGGGGAGCGCGTCAAATCACCCCAAATACGTGGGTGATCTGATCGTGACCTCCCGCCTCTGCGGCATTTGCAAGGATGGCACTTGGGCGCGAACGATCTCGCGTTGGTATCGGCTGGAGGATGCCGCGACACTTGACACGTTCATGGATGGTAATGCCGGCGGGGTGCGCAGGGAGGACATTCATCCTGTGCGCATGCGGGATGTCGTTTTAATGACCACGTTTGAGCAGGCAGAGGAAATGCAATGA
- a CDS encoding AAA family ATPase produces the protein MADPQHVMPVLPPHLVVDDFEQIHKRFLDFTYRVRRQYLAPHEAMALGYDKKRIVDQLAKTCHERRLRQAGLSRVPEKERNELIALVRIGGRLVGPTTLHEERSWMSEVTTFLMHHMRSYVRAGGVGLHLPPIILAGPPGVGKSWFARSIATAVSLPNRVIDVGAGTAAFRIAGTEKGWSSVQSGLPVETMLQTHVANPLMVVDEIDKAGTIYSNNGNSSSLTTALLGLLDPGSAPRFECPGLRVQFDMSRVIWVLTANDADRIPAPLRDRCRVFHMPELTAEMALAFFDRIARDICGADGLKATARTFVAYRVASGKISLRQIARLIETLRSSDDGEPLH, from the coding sequence ATGGCTGACCCACAGCACGTCATGCCCGTTCTGCCGCCGCATCTGGTGGTCGACGACTTTGAGCAGATCCATAAGCGATTCCTCGACTTTACCTATCGTGTGAGGCGGCAATACCTGGCGCCCCATGAGGCAATGGCACTGGGCTATGACAAGAAACGCATCGTCGATCAGCTGGCCAAGACATGTCATGAACGGCGCCTGCGGCAGGCCGGGTTGAGCCGGGTTCCGGAAAAGGAGCGAAACGAACTCATCGCGCTTGTCCGCATTGGTGGCAGGCTGGTTGGCCCGACGACACTGCATGAGGAAAGATCGTGGATGTCGGAGGTCACGACCTTCCTGATGCATCACATGCGCAGCTATGTGCGGGCAGGTGGGGTCGGGCTGCATCTGCCGCCGATCATCCTTGCCGGGCCACCGGGGGTCGGCAAATCGTGGTTCGCGCGCAGTATCGCCACGGCGGTCTCCCTGCCAAACCGGGTGATCGATGTCGGGGCTGGAACTGCCGCGTTCAGAATTGCCGGGACGGAAAAGGGATGGAGTAGCGTGCAGTCAGGCCTGCCTGTCGAAACGATGCTGCAGACACATGTGGCCAACCCGTTGATGGTCGTAGATGAGATCGACAAGGCCGGAACAATCTACAGCAACAACGGCAACAGTAGCAGTCTGACGACGGCTCTTCTCGGCCTGCTCGATCCAGGTTCCGCGCCACGGTTTGAATGCCCCGGTTTGCGGGTCCAGTTCGACATGTCGCGCGTGATCTGGGTGCTGACGGCGAACGACGCGGACCGGATTCCAGCGCCGCTGCGCGATCGCTGCCGGGTCTTTCATATGCCCGAGCTTACCGCCGAAATGGCGCTGGCTTTCTTCGACCGGATTGCGCGCGATATCTGCGGCGCGGATGGGCTGAAGGCAACGGCGCGAACCTTCGTGGCTTATCGAGTGGCCTCAGGCAAGATCAGCCTGCGGCAGATCGCCCGCCTCATCGAGACGCTGCGCAGCAGCGATGACGGGGAGCCGCTCCATTGA
- a CDS encoding metallophosphoesterase encodes MIPVVIPYRTGRIAVLADLHWDSYARIGTTPIDAHGLENELACGLDALIIAGDLANGPPHAWQAAVAALKRRLTIDNVYILPGNHDYYMHELNGDDALERHAREAGATFIQTRELRHGNTRFLCCTLWTDFELSGYADLSKRVAQRAMQDYHRIMKADPEQAPLSAEVVEPRRRVPITPDDTLAVHRDHRCWLESALGAPHFAGEAGRTVVVTHHGPHPAAAGEMDALTAAFHSDLSDVIQCFHPEAWFFGHSHRRLRARVGATDIRNVSLGYPGETQVPGSSRLAEICFWEA; translated from the coding sequence ATGATCCCTGTTGTCATCCCCTACCGCACCGGCCGCATCGCGGTTCTCGCCGATCTGCACTGGGACAGCTACGCGCGGATCGGGACCACTCCGATCGATGCGCACGGCCTGGAGAATGAGCTCGCTTGCGGTCTGGACGCGCTGATCATCGCCGGCGATCTGGCGAATGGACCGCCGCATGCTTGGCAGGCGGCGGTGGCCGCGCTGAAGCGGCGCCTGACCATCGATAACGTGTATATCCTGCCCGGCAATCACGACTATTACATGCATGAGCTAAATGGCGATGACGCGCTTGAGCGCCACGCACGCGAGGCTGGGGCGACATTCATTCAGACGCGCGAGCTGCGGCATGGGAATACCCGGTTCCTTTGCTGCACCCTCTGGACGGATTTCGAACTGTCCGGCTATGCGGATCTGTCGAAGAGGGTCGCCCAGAGGGCAATGCAGGATTACCACCGTATCATGAAAGCGGACCCCGAGCAGGCGCCCTTGTCCGCCGAGGTCGTCGAGCCGCGACGCAGGGTGCCGATCACGCCCGATGATACGCTGGCCGTTCACCGCGATCACAGGTGCTGGCTCGAGTCTGCGCTCGGCGCGCCGCATTTCGCGGGGGAGGCGGGTCGGACCGTGGTCGTCACGCATCATGGCCCGCACCCTGCTGCGGCGGGTGAGATGGATGCGCTGACGGCGGCGTTTCATTCCGATCTGAGTGATGTGATCCAGTGCTTCCATCCCGAGGCATGGTTTTTTGGCCATTCCCATCGCCGCCTGCGCGCTCGGGTGGGGGCAACCGACATCCGCAACGTGTCGCTGGGTTACCCCGGAGAGACACAAGTGCCCGGCAGCAGCCGTCTGGCCGAAATATGCTTCTGGGAAGCATGA
- a CDS encoding type II toxin-antitoxin system CcdA family antitoxin has product MTAATKRKTSLSLDAEALDRARDLGINVSAVADAALIQAVAESRRKKWLAENANAFAAQSDWHKRHGHPLADIITAPGGSSWNN; this is encoded by the coding sequence ATGACAGCCGCAACCAAGCGCAAGACCTCCCTGTCGCTTGATGCCGAGGCGCTTGACCGCGCAAGAGACCTTGGGATCAACGTCTCCGCTGTGGCCGACGCAGCGCTCATTCAGGCCGTTGCCGAATCTCGTCGCAAGAAATGGCTCGCCGAAAACGCAAATGCATTCGCAGCCCAATCGGACTGGCATAAGCGCCATGGGCATCCGCTGGCCGACATCATTACCGCGCCCGGAGGGTCTTCATGGAACAATTGA
- a CDS encoding CcdB family protein — protein sequence MEQLTRFDVAEYSGVSMVVVESNLLPPDPSVVVIPLVSDYPAVQHLNPELQHDGRRLILATRLITAVRRSSLHRTGSVAGQGDLITRAVDVLMAGV from the coding sequence ATGGAACAATTGACCCGCTTTGATGTTGCGGAATACAGTGGCGTTTCCATGGTCGTCGTCGAAAGCAACCTTCTGCCGCCCGATCCTTCGGTAGTCGTCATCCCGCTTGTATCCGACTACCCGGCGGTGCAACATCTGAACCCCGAACTTCAGCATGACGGCAGGCGCCTGATCCTTGCGACGCGACTGATTACGGCTGTGCGGCGGTCGAGTTTGCACCGCACCGGGAGTGTTGCGGGTCAGGGAGATCTGATCACCCGGGCTGTAGATGTCCTGATGGCGGGCGTTTAG
- a CDS encoding Fic family protein, which yields MICFPPELLFVENPKTGERLPVVPGKIRTGYVKVGHHEAISPGAVPRFLERIHKAYSMPGRIEAILAAACAHHRILWVHPFLDGNGRVVRLVSYAMLRRALDTRGLWSVARGLARQEAAYKEHLAACDGPRRGDRDGRGTLSEAALTSFTEFFLRTCIDQVAFMESLMRPDRLRDRILIWAEEEIRAGALPPRSGVDQVAFMESLMRPDRLRDRILIWAEEEIRAGALPPRSGVVLKAVLYQGYLDRGEVETILGASDRTARRITSALIGVGALSSESTRAPLRLAFAAKHAGRWMPGLFPDQKE from the coding sequence GTGATTTGCTTCCCCCCGGAGCTTCTGTTCGTCGAGAACCCGAAGACAGGCGAGCGGCTTCCGGTTGTGCCTGGTAAAATTCGCACGGGTTACGTCAAGGTCGGACATCACGAGGCCATCAGTCCCGGCGCAGTGCCGCGCTTTCTCGAACGGATACACAAGGCTTACAGCATGCCTGGCCGTATTGAGGCGATCCTTGCAGCGGCTTGCGCCCATCACCGGATTCTCTGGGTGCATCCGTTTCTCGACGGAAACGGTAGGGTCGTGCGGCTCGTGTCTTACGCCATGCTGCGCAGGGCGCTAGACACACGCGGCCTCTGGTCAGTCGCGCGTGGACTGGCACGGCAGGAGGCGGCTTACAAAGAACACCTTGCCGCCTGTGACGGCCCGCGCCGTGGGGATCGGGACGGACGCGGCACCCTCAGCGAAGCAGCGCTGACCTCCTTCACAGAGTTTTTCCTGCGAACCTGCATCGACCAGGTGGCGTTCATGGAAAGCCTTATGCGGCCAGATCGGCTGCGTGATCGCATCCTGATCTGGGCGGAAGAGGAAATCCGCGCGGGAGCCTTACCGCCCAGATCAGGCGTCGACCAGGTGGCGTTCATGGAAAGCCTTATGCGGCCAGATCGGCTGCGTGATCGCATCCTGATCTGGGCGGAAGAGGAAATCCGCGCGGGAGCCTTACCGCCCAGATCAGGCGTCGTGCTCAAAGCTGTTCTCTATCAAGGATATCTCGACCGCGGCGAGGTGGAGACCATTCTTGGCGCAAGCGACCGCACAGCACGGCGCATTACGTCTGCGCTCATCGGTGTGGGAGCCCTGTCCTCAGAGAGCACGCGCGCGCCGCTTCGCCTGGCGTTTGCAGCCAAGCATGCAGGGCGATGGATGCCGGGGCTGTTTCCAGATCAGAAGGAGTGA
- a CDS encoding WYL domain-containing protein, whose translation MISSDHRARGTTKLSRNTRLGPIAMLFGQGRQYLLAWSEYQDDLRLFALAGFERVSLEGDVYPRPEGFDLQGWLSESFGIWREQPQDVEWRFLPEVADEAAGYVFHPKQQMERLEDGSLMVRFRAGGKQEMEWYLARWGDMVQTRYLTTSLNFDSDTTENDVSG comes from the coding sequence ATGATTTCCTCTGACCATCGTGCCCGCGGCACCACGAAACTTTCGCGTAATACCCGTCTGGGCCCGATCGCGATGCTGTTTGGGCAAGGGCGCCAGTATTTGCTGGCTTGGAGCGAGTATCAGGACGATCTGCGTCTGTTTGCTCTTGCTGGGTTCGAGCGGGTTTCGTTGGAAGGCGATGTTTACCCTCGCCCCGAGGGGTTCGATCTGCAGGGTTGGCTGTCAGAGAGCTTTGGCATCTGGCGCGAACAACCCCAGGACGTCGAATGGCGGTTCCTGCCAGAAGTGGCGGATGAAGCGGCGGGATATGTGTTTCATCCGAAACAGCAGATGGAGCGTCTGGAAGATGGTTCGCTGATGGTGCGTTTCCGTGCGGGAGGAAAGCAGGAAATGGAATGGTATCTCGCGAGATGGGGGGACATGGTCCAGACACGTTACTTGACTACCTCGCTAAACTTCGACTCCGATACGACCGAAAATGACGTAAGCGGATAA
- a CDS encoding ADP-ribosylglycohydrolase family protein, with protein sequence MESTEKEHRLPRNSTTHPLRIDSQPISNGLLGLTLCPGKKGDSVFGGAWDRDLEVDLDVIKAWGAHAVLSLIEDHEFDLLSVSGLGDSAKSRGMDWYHFPIRDVDVPTPEAMQKWRHLSPRLHQTLENGGRVLVHCRGGLGRAGTVAALLLVERGHSASEAMKIVRAARPGAIETPVQERLVASHGRHDGLRPIQLHASLLGGAIGDSLGAEIEFLSLAEIRRRHPGGITDLPPHMGLRGAITDDTQMTLFTAEGIIRALIRSELQGICHPPSVIHHALLRWYKTQGGKPKVQTDDVGLIEDPRLRVCRAPGNTCLSSLGASAHFGDLARNNSKGCGTIMRVAPIALMFPRDQVRRMAIETSALTHGHVTGQLAAAAWAEMLADVAAGAGLEESATRTAEIYAQLEGGEETVRAINAALAAPRDGAGETVESLGGGWTAEEALSIALYACLTGNFFEEALAIAVTHGGDSDSTGAIAGNMLGLLDPAAVLRHRWAEIVEGSDLVTRLVRDFRRLSSDIDAAEELFQYYPGG encoded by the coding sequence GTGGAATCGACAGAAAAGGAACACCGCTTGCCTCGAAACAGCACAACCCATCCACTTCGCATCGATAGCCAGCCCATCAGCAACGGTTTGCTCGGACTCACGCTTTGCCCAGGCAAAAAGGGCGACAGCGTCTTTGGCGGGGCTTGGGACAGAGATCTGGAAGTCGATCTTGATGTGATCAAGGCCTGGGGTGCGCATGCCGTTCTGAGCCTGATTGAAGATCATGAGTTTGACTTGCTTTCGGTGTCAGGGCTTGGCGACTCCGCAAAGTCGCGGGGCATGGACTGGTATCACTTCCCGATTCGGGATGTGGATGTGCCGACGCCCGAGGCCATGCAGAAGTGGCGGCATTTGTCGCCACGTCTTCACCAAACTTTGGAAAACGGCGGCCGTGTGCTGGTCCATTGCCGAGGCGGGCTTGGCCGCGCCGGCACGGTTGCGGCCCTTCTGCTCGTCGAGCGGGGGCATTCAGCGAGCGAAGCTATGAAGATTGTGCGCGCCGCGCGGCCGGGGGCGATAGAGACCCCGGTGCAGGAACGTTTGGTAGCATCCCATGGCCGACATGACGGATTGCGGCCTATCCAGCTGCATGCCAGTCTTCTCGGTGGCGCCATTGGCGACAGCCTCGGTGCTGAGATCGAGTTCCTCTCTCTCGCGGAAATCCGCCGTCGCCACCCCGGCGGTATCACGGACCTGCCTCCACATATGGGGCTGCGCGGTGCCATTACCGACGACACTCAAATGACGCTGTTCACGGCCGAGGGGATCATCCGCGCGCTCATTCGCAGTGAGTTGCAAGGCATCTGCCACCCGCCATCTGTGATTCATCATGCGCTTTTGCGCTGGTACAAAACCCAAGGCGGCAAACCGAAAGTTCAAACAGATGATGTGGGCCTGATCGAAGATCCACGACTTCGGGTTTGCCGCGCGCCGGGCAATACCTGCCTTTCCTCGCTGGGTGCGAGCGCGCATTTTGGTGACTTGGCGCGAAACAACAGTAAGGGATGCGGCACCATCATGCGCGTCGCACCGATCGCGTTGATGTTTCCACGCGATCAGGTGCGCAGGATGGCGATTGAGACATCCGCACTGACGCATGGCCACGTGACAGGTCAGCTTGCGGCCGCTGCATGGGCAGAAATGCTTGCTGATGTGGCCGCAGGTGCAGGTCTTGAGGAAAGTGCAACCCGCACCGCGGAGATTTATGCGCAACTGGAGGGGGGCGAGGAAACTGTGCGGGCAATTAATGCCGCACTTGCCGCGCCGCGTGACGGTGCAGGTGAAACTGTCGAGTCCCTTGGTGGTGGCTGGACGGCAGAAGAGGCCCTGTCGATAGCCCTCTATGCCTGCCTAACTGGTAATTTCTTTGAAGAGGCTCTTGCGATTGCGGTCACGCATGGTGGGGATAGTGATTCAACGGGTGCGATTGCCGGCAACATGCTGGGTTTGCTCGATCCCGCAGCCGTGCTTCGACACAGATGGGCTGAGATCGTTGAAGGTTCGGATCTCGTCACTCGGCTGGTTCGTGATTTCCGTCGCCTTTCTTCCGACATCGATGCCGCAGAAGAACTCTTCCAATACTACCCGGGCGGATAG
- a CDS encoding PD-(D/E)XK nuclease family protein — protein MFYPFLVADPRSGLQYRLTDTGLAELSLAPIAPEWLPGRAIIDDPDPVWKDSVANAPVETISAVSMALEDLVLATNDLHVPVVDPLQDSRARRHLDALIGLWQRLGDALPEGLAPVRHVLELPHGKFLDPLPVVEGSLDLAAPAAMHALYTRLKQEFGTVPAPARGLAAPVGSRVHALQSGIAAPDITVGKADNSLAFFGLRDPAACADFAAARARALIEVGVPARDIAVMAGNNPSQIARAFAEQGVPLSGLPGSLPERDIIGETALHLALAKRKPTPAMVLASLALSPLMPWSSQSGRDLAESLIGGDFRGEILSSTPAHRELWKDIRSSAGSLAQLRFLLDRICERIKQGQDVRARLPIPPGDGSPDWEAILRGIQIAPPLSADPDRNLEGASMWSAQDSPWRPCRHLIVTDFTDGLYPTRGRGNPMFLESEIAAIRGSVGLQLRGRAEGLAYGLSLFDQQLQAVSETVTFLTPWRDLSGVRLQPSAGLSLVARAIEGVEDAADLILDLSLLPPADWPVTHHHLPPVPEPPDLPDALAFPGVDLLALRQKDDGTMKPQSPSRLETLLVSPLAWLLGEVAASDMTWSAEELDVMAKGNIAHDVFEHIFLKDQPIPDAAALTAAVPDAYDLALTRHAGFLRSASWEMERSGLEREILQAALRWREYLLALGAKIIGNEIWLAGEAHGINLHGKADAILELPDGSLLVVDHKKSGTSARRKRMEAGWDLQAGLYRDMIARPARRDGDGMDPLIGRDVGIAYHLMNDGGFLTSGLPVAEGSPARDMGGAINVAAVAKLAERLAELGAGRVVLNTSLDEGFFKKEAGFTPYALTDGTALVTTFIRQIEEE, from the coding sequence ATGTTTTATCCTTTTCTCGTTGCTGATCCTCGTTCCGGTCTGCAATATCGTCTGACTGATACCGGCCTTGCAGAGCTTTCGCTTGCGCCCATAGCGCCGGAATGGTTGCCGGGGCGGGCGATTATCGACGACCCGGATCCCGTCTGGAAAGACAGCGTTGCGAACGCACCGGTCGAGACGATCTCGGCAGTCAGTATGGCGTTGGAGGATCTGGTGCTAGCCACCAACGATCTCCATGTGCCCGTGGTAGATCCTTTGCAAGACAGCCGCGCGCGGCGGCATCTGGATGCACTGATCGGGCTGTGGCAAAGGCTGGGCGATGCGTTGCCCGAGGGGCTGGCCCCAGTGCGACATGTCCTGGAGCTTCCGCATGGTAAGTTCCTTGATCCGTTGCCGGTGGTCGAAGGATCGCTCGACTTGGCTGCACCTGCTGCGATGCATGCTCTGTATACGCGCCTGAAACAAGAGTTTGGCACAGTTCCTGCACCCGCCAGAGGTCTCGCCGCGCCGGTTGGGAGCAGAGTTCACGCCCTACAGAGCGGCATTGCTGCGCCAGACATTACAGTCGGAAAAGCTGACAATAGCCTTGCCTTCTTTGGCTTGCGTGATCCGGCGGCCTGCGCGGATTTTGCGGCGGCGCGGGCCCGCGCACTGATTGAGGTCGGGGTCCCCGCTCGCGACATCGCGGTCATGGCCGGCAATAATCCAAGCCAGATCGCCCGTGCCTTTGCCGAGCAGGGCGTGCCGCTGTCCGGGCTTCCCGGCAGCCTGCCAGAGCGTGACATCATTGGCGAGACAGCCCTTCATCTGGCACTCGCCAAGCGCAAACCGACCCCGGCAATGGTGCTTGCAAGTCTTGCGTTATCACCTCTGATGCCTTGGTCCTCGCAATCCGGACGTGATCTGGCCGAAAGCCTGATCGGCGGCGATTTCCGGGGCGAGATACTGTCATCGACCCCTGCGCATAGGGAATTGTGGAAAGACATCCGGTCTTCGGCGGGGAGCCTGGCGCAGTTGCGTTTCTTGCTCGACCGTATCTGTGAAAGGATCAAACAAGGTCAGGACGTGCGCGCGCGCCTGCCCATTCCGCCCGGTGACGGTAGCCCGGATTGGGAGGCAATCCTGCGGGGCATTCAGATTGCACCGCCTCTCAGTGCTGATCCAGATCGCAATCTGGAGGGCGCTAGCATGTGGTCCGCGCAGGACAGTCCGTGGCGCCCCTGCCGACATCTGATCGTGACGGATTTCACCGACGGCCTTTACCCGACGCGGGGGCGCGGCAATCCGATGTTTCTCGAAAGCGAGATCGCCGCAATCCGCGGATCTGTTGGATTGCAGCTGCGAGGCCGGGCCGAAGGGCTGGCTTATGGGCTCTCGTTATTTGATCAACAGCTTCAGGCGGTCTCTGAGACGGTGACATTCCTGACCCCTTGGCGGGATTTGTCCGGTGTGCGCCTGCAACCCTCGGCAGGGCTTTCGCTGGTTGCGCGCGCTATCGAGGGTGTCGAAGATGCTGCCGATTTGATCCTAGACCTGTCGCTCTTGCCACCCGCAGATTGGCCCGTCACGCACCATCACCTGCCACCGGTGCCGGAACCGCCCGATCTGCCAGATGCCCTGGCTTTCCCGGGGGTCGACTTGTTGGCCCTGCGCCAAAAAGATGACGGAACGATGAAACCTCAATCACCCTCGCGACTGGAGACGCTTTTGGTCAGCCCGCTCGCCTGGCTTCTGGGCGAAGTCGCAGCCAGCGATATGACTTGGTCGGCAGAAGAGCTGGATGTCATGGCCAAAGGAAACATCGCCCATGATGTGTTCGAGCACATATTCCTCAAGGACCAGCCCATTCCTGACGCCGCGGCCCTAACCGCCGCAGTACCCGACGCCTATGATCTCGCATTGACCCGCCATGCCGGGTTCCTGCGGAGCGCGTCATGGGAAATGGAACGCAGCGGGCTGGAACGCGAGATTCTTCAGGCGGCCCTTCGCTGGCGCGAATATCTGTTGGCGCTTGGCGCGAAAATCATTGGCAATGAAATCTGGCTGGCTGGCGAAGCGCATGGCATCAACCTGCACGGTAAAGCGGACGCGATCCTTGAATTGCCAGACGGATCGCTGTTGGTCGTTGACCACAAGAAGAGCGGCACATCGGCCAGACGCAAGCGGATGGAGGCGGGCTGGGATCTGCAAGCGGGGCTCTATCGCGACATGATCGCGCGTCCCGCACGGCGCGACGGGGACGGGATGGATCCGTTGATCGGCCGTGACGTCGGGATCGCCTATCACCTGATGAATGACGGTGGTTTTCTGACCTCAGGTCTGCCCGTAGCCGAGGGTTCGCCCGCCCGCGATATGGGTGGTGCCATCAATGTGGCTGCGGTTGCCAAGCTGGCTGAGCGGTTGGCCGAGCTTGGTGCCGGGCGGGTCGTGCTCAACACCTCTCTCGATGAGGGTTTCTTCAAGAAAGAGGCGGGGTTCACGCCCTATGCGCTGACCGATGGCACGGCGCTTGTCACCACATTCATCCGCCAGATTGAGGAGGAATGA